DNA from Lonchura striata isolate bLonStr1 chromosome 5, bLonStr1.mat, whole genome shotgun sequence:
AGTTAGTGTAGGTAAGCATGAAATATAGTTGCTGGTCTCACAGCCAACAGAATAAAATAAGTGGTTTACTCTTTGAACAATaacttatttaatttctttctattaGATCACAGAAAATACTGCACCATTCACTGTACTGGGTATTTGAAGAACTGGCCTCCTAATGAGGTGGGAGTAGAAGAGGAAAATGATGTAGAAAAGGACAGTAGTAACTTTAACTGTCTTGTTGCAATTGGGAGGTTACACCCTTATATTGTTCCACAAAAGAGTGGAGAGATAAAAGTCAAAGCAACAGAATTTGTTACACGATTTGCCATGGATGGAAAATTTGTTTATGTAGATCAGCGGTAAGCATTTTGTTCTTTAATGAAGATAAATGACACAACTGCTTCCATTTTCTGATCCTCTGTCAAAACTGTGATTTCTCCAGCAGGGTAGAAGTTCTAATTAGAATTCTCAATTTTTGAGAATTTATGAGAATTCTCAAAAATTCCAATTTTCGGAGTGTTTTTCGGCTCTACACAAGAAGCTGTTACTTCTTAAACTATGTGTACTTAGGCTATTTGTCAAATAATGCATAGTGTATAGAAGTGTATTGTCCTATAGAAAATGGATTCATttattcataaaaaaaaatctcaagttAGATCTTCATAGTTCTGCACATGACTGAAGTAATAAACATTTAACCAAAAGTTATTACTTCTGAGAGTCTTACCATTTGTAACAAATACATTCTGTATAAATGAGGtaccaaattattttattggaCGTGAGAACTAAGTTTCCATTTTCTGTACTTTATGAACCAGACTTTTATTTGTTGCAGAGACCTAGTTACCACTTTGCATTTGGAATTTCATTGTTGCTGGAAATGTTACTGCTTTcagtctccttttctttctactAAAAGTGTCAGTTTGAAACTAATCCCTTTGAGTGAAAGAGCAAAATtcaactgctgagttttttatTGACTCTTATGTGTGACCAGTACTGTGACTGGCAAAGGGAAGCCACTAAACAGAAGTATTTTGTGTGTACATGTGGTTTGcatgtttaaacttttactttACCTTCCAATTGTCATTCATTGCAAAGGGACCATTtgctctgaaaaatatttcctgctgtTTTAGAGCTGTACTAATgctatattttttccccaaacatgAACACAGGCATCTGtttgtttaaatattaatgTTCTGCTTTATCTGATACTGAAGAAAACAGCTTTGAGTCCGCTGTAGTTCACGTTTTTATTTCTAACAGCGCAACAGCAATTTTAGGGTATCTGCCACAAGAGCTTCTAGGAACTTCTTGTTACGAGTACTGCCATCAAGATGATCACAATCACCTAGCTGAAAAACACAAAGAAGGTACAAAATAATTGGTCCTCCCATAGTACTTACAGCTTTGTGTAACTGCAAGTGAAAAGGCTGCAAACCCAAACTACCCAACCTCAGCACTGCCCTTTGTGATGTCTGTGTTAAGACAAGCCTGTGTAAAGCTTGTCATGAAAGCAGGGAGAAACTTGTGTTGTCTTGGCTCCTGGTGCAGGGCCTTAATTGTGGGGCAATAATGGCAGCACGTCTGTAAAACCCTCTGCTACCATTCTTTGTAAGGAAGAGGAGGAATCCTGAAGAGCAGATGTGTCTGATAACATAATTAAAGACACAAGTTAAAGCTCACCAAGTCATGAGTCTCATAGTGTTTTGCAGGAACTTagtatttgctttttaatgtaaGATTTATGACCCTGCTGAAACTATATAATTTGATTTTAGAACAGGTCCTAGTTTGTTTTGGCGTGTTTATTCTATGTCTGATGAACAGAAACATTTTAGTTTTATGATGCTATAAAATAGATTTATTATATCTAACTTTACCTTTCTAAGCCTAAATAATGGTGATTATAACTTTCCTTTTCTTATCTAGTGTtgcagaataaagaaaaagtatttacaAATTCCTACAAATTTAGAGCAAAAGATGGGACTTTTGTTACTTTAAAGAGTCAGTGGTTTAGTTTCATGAATCCTTGGACCAAAGAGCTGGAGTACATTGTATCAAACAACACTGTGGTATTGTAAGTAATTTATATGACTCTCCATTTATTTTTTGTCATAATTACAGTTAGCGCTAAAATAACCTGCTCAGAAAATAGAACAAGACTAGAAAACATCAACCTTGCACAAAAAGGGGCTGAACAACCTGGACAAACATATTTTTGGCATTTAGCAGCTATTTTTGTTTCAGGCCTAAGTTGTGGATTTGACTCTGAAAACTATGCTATTTCCCAGTAGGAAAAAATGAGGTGAAAGAGTTTCTTGTTaaagaaagaagggaaggaTCTTTAAGAAGGTAGATTTGAATAAATGGAACTGTCAAGTTaatgctgcttttccttctggtCTTTACAACCCTCTGTGTGTCAGTTGACCCAATTCCAAGTGCTGCCCTACCCCCAGGTGTCAGAAGATGGAGAAGCACAATTGATAGATGGTGGAAATGCAAGGCAGGACAGAAAGATCCTCTCCAAATTGATTGCAAGGGTGGAGAACAAAATATGCTTGtgtttaattctttttttttgtttgtagttCTTTTTCATTCTCTGCACCTTGCAATGGAGCTGTAATTGGGGTTGTTCCAGCTGCTGAGGATCTTTGCCAATGATTAGGGTTTTGGGTGGGGACAGAGAGGATTTATTTCCCTTAAATTAAGTTGTTGAGAGGGCCTTTTGCCCATTCTGTATCTGGTTCATGCCTTAAGTCAACATCACCCACCTCTTTTGcccatgtctttttttccccaagaaaacagagaagagtAGTTCAGACAGTCTGTGCTGGCCAGTAGCCCAAGGACATTTTTTTGCTTGCCCTGGAAATGTGGGCATTTGCAACTGTCTGCAGAAAGGAGGGAGGGCAGCCACTGACCTGTCCTTGTTCCTGGTTACCTGATTTCCCTCCTAACACTAAAAATAATAGTCCTGTTTCCTTGTCATGGAACACAGACTTTCCTTTTCATTTGGAGAGtaagagaaaattaatatttcaccCACTGTCAGAAACATTACAAAGAATTGAACTTGGAAATATGTGAGGAATATcttatgttttcctttttgagGGTGTTAGCTTTGGTTCTGTGCAAAGTATTACTGGAATTAAACATAAATATGTGCTGGATTttgctcttggaaaaaaaaccatgctgactttttgtggtttgtttgggatttttttcatttctttaaatcTTAGAGGTCATAAGGAATCAACTGAAGAAGAAGTCCTCTACAGTTCCCAACCTGCAGAAGGCAAGTGTCACGTCTTACAGTTATCACAGCTGATCTCCTGATCAGTCAGTTTAAATTTATCCAgtccagggttttttttttttattctaggTTGTGTGCAatgaaggattatttttttttttaaatctacttATTTTTCAGTGTCTAGTTACTTACAGAGTCCTAATTGATATAATTCACAGAACTATAAAAAGAAGTGCATATAACCTACTTTTAATTTCCAGAAGCTTCTGTTAGAGCTGGGGATTTGCTTAGTAGGACATTGTACTTCGCTCACAGACCCTTCATATATTGCCCAGTTTTCTGAACAGATGCAACTGTGCTGAGTTTATCTATAAAATACAGGGCAATACTGATACAGAAcatattttgttattatttttctgctatGCAAAGTTTCTACTTTATGCATGCTGTTCTACCATCCTGCTGTCAAGGCTTTATATTTGCTATTCAAAATGTTCTTTCAATAACTGATTTCAGTTGGTGAGAAATccaaggattttttaaaattatgttctttGCAATGTCTGTGAGAGACACTGAAGGTGGCAATgattaaatatatttcactACTGGAGAACAACAATTTTCACAGATTATTCACTTTATATTGCAACACCCTCTGCCATGAATCAGAATTTAAAGGAATATAATTTCTGAatgtatatattaaaatatatgctTGTATAGGCATATTTAGAACAAAAGCTGCTTTAAAATGAATCTTTGCTCTGCAACAAAAGTGCTCTAAGGTTTTGTTtgggctttggttttttttatctaCAGATGCTGTAAAACAGTCTTTAGTAAGTGTACCTGGAATGTCCTCTGGAACAGTTCTTGGTGCTGGAAGTATAGGAACTGAAATTGCAAATGAAATATTAGAATTACAAAGGTAATAAATGCATAACACCGTCATTAGGCTTTTCAGTAAAGATAGCCATGAGGGATGTATGATTATGTGAGGGTTGCTCCAGTTTCACTTTTATTGTATTGTATGTGTAACATTTTTTAGGTTGAGCAATAACATTATGAGATACCATTATAATTATGTCAGTCTCATGCCTGGCAGAGCACATCACTGTTCTGGTGATTcaacagaggaagaaaactgTGCTTAAGGAATAGAATTGTGACCCATGGCCTTTTCTGAtctcttctgtgttttctgctaCCAAAACTTGGAGCATGATAATTTAGAATCTTCAGGAGAACTTAAGACATTATTGTTTCAAATGATCAGATTCATGCTTGTGTCACTGGGGAGGTCTGGTGGGTTCTGCACCACACAGTTTGTTTTTCAGTCTTTGATTAATGTGACCTAGTAAATTAACTAAACACATGCAATTTTAGGTTGCATTCTTCACCCTCTGGAGAGTTAAGTCCATCACATCTCCTCAGAAAGTCACCATCTCCAGCTTTAACTATAAACTGCAGTGATGTGAGTACACCCCTGCCTGtaaaaatccaaaatgaaaagGCTAATGTCAGCTCAAAACCTGTGTTTGAGTTAGAGTGCCCTGATTTGTTTTTGTGAGAGAATGTGTACTTTTAATCTTAATGGTTTTGAagatagtttttttaaaaatctgtgctgttttgaaatgtttaaaattgtGACTTCAAAGGTATTTCATTACTCTTCTAAAAACGGGTAGTTATGCTAATCTAGTGGTGCTTGTAAATCTACTAGTGCTTGTAACACCACGAAGTTAGTTGTATAAATAACATAGTTATTGCCCATAACTATGGAATAATTAATCTATCTTCTTACCTAAATAGGTTGTATGTTTTGTACTGAACATGGCATGAACAAACTTCTCCAACAGCTCtttgaaatgcaaatttctTTCCTGCTAAAAACAGTTGATCTTTCCACTGCAATTCTCATTTCTTATGAAAAAATCCCACTATTCTGGTCTAGGAGCTGCTGTGACTGCCCCCTTTTTTTTATGATCAGTTCTCCCCTGTGTTACCACAGATCTTTCTCCTGAAAAGTTGTTTGACTAATATATGCTGAACTCTCTAAATCATGCAATGTCTTATCATAAGGATAATTTGATCATATTCATTGAGGATTTTTCTTGATTCTGGGCTTTGGTATCCCATTTGTTCCTAAAATACTTTTGGAAAGCACTTCACCTTTATTAATTTCCTGGTAGAATATACACAGGTCAGGCAATCCTAGGAATCTCTCCTGCTAAATTACATGTATGTGTTAACTAAAACaagcatcaggaaaaaaatgatcttttttttttgggttagCATGATTTCTATCTCTGTTGCCACGATGAATATAGTTTAATGCATATAGAACCTAGGAGGTATGAGGGCTTTTTTAATCTCTTAAGTGTAATGTTTTGACAGTGACAAACATCAGGTCACTGGGAATTTGTAGTTTATGGTAGTAGATGTGGAAAGTGCAAACCAGCACATTTGGTGCTGGATTTATTTACTGAACACTGAGTTAGACCCTCAAGCAGTGCCATCACTGTGAAGTAGCTTTGACAGCTGTGTAAGTCACAACTTTCATTTCAGCCAGGTCCAGTGCTACAGGAACTTCTAAAATGTTCATTTCTAAATGCAAAATATCTGCCTGATGAGGtgtatttttcactttattCAGTTCTTAATGATTTGACAACAATCTATGATGTTTCTGTAATATAATATTTAGGACTGAATTTAGGATCTAATTCTGTCCTTTCTACAAATTCTGCTCTTTCAGGTGCCAAATAAAGAGTTGATTCAGTTATGTCCTTCAGAACCAGAAACTCTGGAGAATTCAGAACAAACCCAGGGTGCTATTCCATTTCCCAGTAATGAACCTCTCCTCAGTAAGATTTATTTCTCTTGGGGACACTCTGGGGTTGCAGGGGCTGACATTTCTGATCGCTGGTGTCATTTCTGAGAGCACCACTTTACAAGCATGTATAAAGTGTAAAGAGATTTGGCTGGCTGGCTGAAGATGAGAGCACTCTGAAAGCAGATGTGTTACTGTTGCAAGGCAAGCAGCAAAATTTGATCAGTGAGGCAAGCTCATGACAAAAAACAACATCTGTGTCTAAAGTTTACCATTGCATTCTTACACTTTTCATGAGGCACTTTACTGTTCAATCTCCAGGACAAAGATGGGGAAGGAAAAGTATTTCAGTGCAATATCAGGGAACTTCTTGGAATTTGTGAATTATTGCCCTTTAGCACTTTACCTCTCTGTAAGCTGCAAGCAGGCAGTAGTTTATACAAAGTATTGCTCCAGATGGttcagaaagaatttttttttatcttccccTTGTTAAGTTTGTCTGGATAGAGGATTCTCTGGTCCTGGAAGAGGAAAATGCCACTGCATTATGTTTGGCATAAAAGGCAAAATGCTGTAAAAGCCATGTTTATGCTGATCCTGTATTTCAGCTTTTAGAAACTTTTCCATCTTCCCGTTCTCCATCATTTGCCAgagatttatttgtttatttataacCTACAGCTTTTTTCTGGTTGATCTATGAGGTTTTTCAGCAAAgtttaaaaccccaaaccaaccaacctaAAAcgaaaaacaccaaaaaagaaacacaaaggaaaaaaaagctaattctttaataagagtttgggaaaaaagaattaaaagcaACCCAAACAACACAGAACAATgagttttaaatgaaaaggGAGTCaagttagggttttttttaacatagaAATATTTGTCTTGACTTCAAAGGCAGGTTCTGCTTCAGACCAATTCTATTTTGCAAGTTACCATGTTCTGCCTGCTTCACAGTGTTCGTGCCTGCCTCAAGCTCCCTGTTTTAATCCCTGTGTAGGTGGCAATTCTCAGCTGGACTTCGATGCCATCTGTGAGAACGATGACACGGCGATGACGGCGCTGATGAATTACCTGGAGGCTGACGGGGGCCTGGGGGACCCAGCTGACCTCAGTGATATCCAGTGGGCTCTctagagctgctgctggcagtaaGCAATGTCACAGACCCCTCTGCACAGCAACCCTACATCCTCAGTACTGTATTGGAGTTTTCTCATGGTTCCTTTGCATTCAGACTCGCTGTCTCTGGGTTTTTAAAGACTGGAGTTgttcagagagagaaagaatcTTCTGCTGCACCTATGGacaaatgcaatattttttttcatgatgAGGAAACCTCGAAATTTTAATATTGAACCATCTGTAACTGGAATGCTTAGAACACATTAGTATATTTTTGCTAAGAAGCTTTAACCAAAAGGTACTGTACAATGTACAGGATTAGTTTTTCTTAGTTTTAATACTTCAaacttttatttattgttttttgtttcaagtTGCAAAATACTGGTTATCCATGTTACTTTCTATAGAACCTACTGTACTT
Protein-coding regions in this window:
- the BMAL2 gene encoding basic helix-loop-helix ARNT-like protein 2 isoform X2, whose protein sequence is MNPVSKAATATPFNAAVPDIPRKRKGSDSDNQDTVEVDGDPQKRSEDEEHVKVKDFREAHSQTEKRRRDKMNNLIEELSAMIPQCNPMARKLDKLTVLRMAVQHLKSLKGSSSSYSEVRYKPSFLKDDELRQLILRAADGFLFVVGCNRGKILFVSESVCKILNYDQASLIGQSLFDYLHPKDVAKVKEQLSSSDVSPREKLIDGKTGLQVHTDFQAGPARLNSGARRSFFCRIKCSRTTVKEEKECLPNPKKKDHRKYCTIHCTGYLKNWPPNEVGVEEENDVEKDSSNFNCLVAIGRLHPYIVPQKSGEIKVKATEFVTRFAMDGKFVYVDQRATAILGYLPQELLGTSCYEYCHQDDHNHLAEKHKEVLQNKEKVFTNSYKFRAKDGTFVTLKSQWFSFMNPWTKELEYIVSNNTVVLGHKESTEEEVLYSSQPAEDAVKQSLVSVPGMSSGTVLGAGSIGTEIANEILELQRLHSSPSGELSPSHLLRKSPSPALTINCSDVPNKELIQLCPSEPETLENSEQTQGAIPFPSNEPLLSGNSQLDFDAICENDDTAMTALMNYLEADGGLGDPADLSDIQWAL
- the BMAL2 gene encoding basic helix-loop-helix ARNT-like protein 2 isoform X1 — its product is MAEAGAGSAEGAEEERRAAEDKFSVDGSPCVACGGPSLMNPVSKAATATPFNAAVPDIPRKRKGSDSDNQDTVEVDGDPQKRSEDEEHVKVKDFREAHSQTEKRRRDKMNNLIEELSAMIPQCNPMARKLDKLTVLRMAVQHLKSLKGSSSSYSEVRYKPSFLKDDELRQLILRAADGFLFVVGCNRGKILFVSESVCKILNYDQASLIGQSLFDYLHPKDVAKVKEQLSSSDVSPREKLIDGKTGLQVHTDFQAGPARLNSGARRSFFCRIKCSRTTVKEEKECLPNPKKKDHRKYCTIHCTGYLKNWPPNEVGVEEENDVEKDSSNFNCLVAIGRLHPYIVPQKSGEIKVKATEFVTRFAMDGKFVYVDQRATAILGYLPQELLGTSCYEYCHQDDHNHLAEKHKEVLQNKEKVFTNSYKFRAKDGTFVTLKSQWFSFMNPWTKELEYIVSNNTVVLGHKESTEEEVLYSSQPAEDAVKQSLVSVPGMSSGTVLGAGSIGTEIANEILELQRLHSSPSGELSPSHLLRKSPSPALTINCSDVPNKELIQLCPSEPETLENSEQTQGAIPFPSNEPLLSGNSQLDFDAICENDDTAMTALMNYLEADGGLGDPADLSDIQWAL